The genomic stretch tttattaattaaaaaaaaaggTTATCCAGCTTTTTTTTCTATTTAATCCTCAAACCTAACCTACGTAGTAACACACATAAACCTAAACCCTCAAACCTGTATTTTCCTTGGCGGCAGTAATCGTTCACTGTAACATGAAACGTATGAGAAATTCTCTCCAAACTCCAAAACAAATTGTTTCAACAGATTCATATTTAGATGATGATTGTTGGGAATATGTTTTCAAATTCATCTTCAATGACGACGATGACGATAACCGTTCCTATTTCAAATCTCTTTCCTTAGTTAACAAGCAATTTCTCTCCATTACCAACCGTCTACGCCTCTCTCTCACCGTATGGAATCCAACCTGCCGTTTATTCTCTCGCCTTTTTTCCAGGTTCATCAATCTCATCTCCCTCGACCTCTCCTGTTACTATGGTCTCATCAACAATGTTCTCGTCCAAATCTCTCGTTTTCCATTGAAACTCACTTCGCTTAATCTCTCCAACCAACCCAACATTCCGGCACGCGGCTTGAGAGCTTTCTCGCGAAATATTACAACTCTAACCTCTCTCATTTGTTCCAATATTGCTTCTTTCTCTACTGCTGACTTGCTTCTTATCTCTCATTGTTTTCCTTCCCTCCAAGAACTTGACCTCAGTAACAGTATCAATGATTTTAAGCTAAATGCTGATATATCAATGGTGTTTCCTAAGCTGCGCAAAGTTAAAGTTAATTTCTATGGTCGTAACCATACATTTACATACCCATGGTTTTTACAAGTATGTAAGAATTCTGAGTTTCTTGAAGATGTTGTGATGTCAAACTGCTCACAATTAACTCATCACGGCATTGCTTCTGCCATCCTTGAGAGACCAACTTTGAAGTCTCTATCAATTAGTTGGATGTATAGCAAAGGCGACATTAGTTCACACTTTATTAACTCTCTCGTGAGTTTGAAGGACTTAGCTTGTCTTAATTTGTCATATTCGCTTATCTCCGATGATTTGCTTTCCTTTATTGCAACCGGAGGTCTTCCTTTGAAAAAGCTTGTCCTCCAATATTCTCGTGGATATAGTTATGCTGGAATCTTTTGTTTGTTATCCAAGTGTCGATCTATACAACATTTGGATCTTCAAAATGCTTATTTTTTGAATGACCAACATGTTGTGGAGTTGTCTATGTTTTTGGGTGATTTAATGTCTATAAACCTTAGTCGATGTGGCATGCTCACAGAGTTATCTTTGCTTTCACTTGTAAGTAATTGTCTTTCACTTAGTGAGATCAAAATGAATGACACAAGGCTTGGGATTGGGAGAGAGGGTGTACTGAATTCTAATTCTTTCGAGGATTTCGTTGTAAGCCCTCAATTAAAGTCTCTCAGTTTGACCCATAGTTCCTGGCTAAGAGATGAAAGCATCAAAATGTTTGCTTCCATTTTCCCCAATTTGCAATTTCTTAATTTGAGTAATTGCACTAACATATCGGAAGAAGGTATTTTTCATGTTTTGAGGAGATGTTGTAAGATTAGACTTTTGAACTTAGCTAGCTGTTTACAAGTGAAGCTGCATGGAATGAACTTTGAAGTTCCTCAATTGAAGGTGTTGAACTTATCAAATACAAATGTTGACGATGAAACACTTTGTGTGGTCTCAAAGAATTGTTCTGGACTTTTGC from Lathyrus oleraceus cultivar Zhongwan6 chromosome 7, CAAS_Psat_ZW6_1.0, whole genome shotgun sequence encodes the following:
- the LOC127107190 gene encoding SCF E3 ubiquitin ligase complex F-box protein grrA-like; the encoded protein is MKRMRNSLQTPKQIVSTDSYLDDDCWEYVFKFIFNDDDDDNRSYFKSLSLVNKQFLSITNRLRLSLTVWNPTCRLFSRLFSRFINLISLDLSCYYGLINNVLVQISRFPLKLTSLNLSNQPNIPARGLRAFSRNITTLTSLICSNIASFSTADLLLISHCFPSLQELDLSNSINDFKLNADISMVFPKLRKVKVNFYGRNHTFTYPWFLQVCKNSEFLEDVVMSNCSQLTHHGIASAILERPTLKSLSISWMYSKGDISSHFINSLVSLKDLACLNLSYSLISDDLLSFIATGGLPLKKLVLQYSRGYSYAGIFCLLSKCRSIQHLDLQNAYFLNDQHVVELSMFLGDLMSINLSRCGMLTELSLLSLVSNCLSLSEIKMNDTRLGIGREGVLNSNSFEDFVVSPQLKSLSLTHSSWLRDESIKMFASIFPNLQFLNLSNCTNISEEGIFHVLRRCCKIRLLNLASCLQVKLHGMNFEVPQLKVLNLSNTNVDDETLCVVSKNCSGLLQLILQNCDDITKEGIKHVLNNCTQLREINLMYCCKLVLNIVDEMIFSRPSLRKITVSSCNIFNNKKFGDKKRRFFSRHGCLLF